In one Deltaproteobacteria bacterium genomic region, the following are encoded:
- a CDS encoding ferritin has product MAVSNELLDMLNRAVARELQVSIQYMWQHVLWSGVKGFAVKDELKKIGIVEMKHAEAIAERLAYLGGIPTTKPAPIFVGENLKEMIERNKADEEGAIELYKAIIRKAREEGDETTEKLFKDILQDEEDHHDTFAGLLEGGDL; this is encoded by the coding sequence ATGGCAGTATCAAACGAACTTCTCGATATGCTGAACAGGGCGGTTGCCCGGGAGCTTCAGGTTTCTATCCAGTACATGTGGCAGCACGTCCTGTGGAGCGGTGTGAAGGGTTTTGCCGTGAAAGATGAGCTGAAAAAGATTGGAATTGTGGAGATGAAGCATGCAGAGGCAATAGCCGAAAGGCTCGCCTATCTTGGAGGAATCCCAACGACAAAGCCCGCGCCGATTTTTGTGGGAGAGAACCTGAAGGAGATGATCGAGAGGAACAAGGCCGATGAGGAGGGTGCCATCGAGCTTTACAAGGCGATAATCAGGAAGGCGAGGGAAGAAGGCGACGAAACCACGGAGAAGTTGTTCAAAGATATTCTTCAGGACGAGGAGGACCACCACGATACATTTGCGGGTCTCCTCGAAGGTGGCGATCTCTGA
- a CDS encoding YifB family Mg chelatase-like AAA ATPase gives MLVKAVTSVILGVSAIRVDVEVDVSPGMFNHTVVGLPGSSVKESRDRIRTALRNSGFSFPDKRIIVNLAPADIKKEGSLLDLPVATALLAATGQVCMDMANKYLITGELSLDGTIKPVQGIVSQAYLAKKLGLSGIILPSKNFSQACLISGIEIVPVSCLSELASFLNRTEGWDTLQPPGAGQGKTEDKALIDISDVTGQAAAKRALEIAAAGGHNLIFIGPPGTGKTMLARRITTILPPPDERELIEINEIHSLYRGEESRDIITERPFRAPHHSVSYAGMIGGGNPPCPGETTLAHNGVLFLDEFPEFRRDVIEALRQPLESGKVVITRSRFCFTFPARFSLIATTNPCGCGNFGYPEKLCTCMHTDIVRYRKKLSGPVMDRIDMQVEMLPPPRLDIISPCPAKGVEDSGTVRKRVEEARKIQKKRLATFMVSTNASVPSNVLDDAIGITREGRRLLVDASEKLHLTARAIHRVMKIARTIADLEEEERVSPIHVAEATHYRFLDQRGR, from the coding sequence ATGCTGGTGAAAGCAGTAACGTCTGTCATACTTGGTGTCTCGGCAATCAGGGTTGACGTCGAAGTCGACGTCTCTCCGGGCATGTTCAATCACACGGTCGTCGGCCTTCCCGGTTCGAGCGTGAAGGAGAGCAGGGACAGGATCAGGACAGCCTTGAGGAATTCCGGGTTCTCTTTCCCCGATAAGAGGATAATCGTCAACCTCGCTCCCGCAGACATAAAAAAGGAGGGCAGTCTCCTCGACCTCCCCGTCGCCACCGCCCTGCTCGCTGCAACCGGCCAGGTTTGCATGGATATGGCCAACAAATACCTCATCACCGGAGAGCTTTCGCTCGATGGCACCATCAAGCCCGTCCAGGGAATCGTTTCCCAGGCTTACCTTGCAAAGAAACTGGGCCTCAGCGGGATAATCCTGCCGTCGAAAAATTTCTCTCAGGCCTGCCTAATATCGGGCATAGAGATCGTTCCCGTCTCCTGCCTCTCGGAGCTCGCGTCCTTTCTCAATAGAACCGAAGGGTGGGATACCCTCCAACCGCCCGGCGCCGGGCAGGGAAAGACCGAGGACAAAGCGCTTATCGACATTTCCGACGTTACGGGGCAGGCAGCGGCGAAAAGAGCGCTCGAAATCGCAGCCGCCGGAGGGCACAACCTGATATTCATAGGGCCTCCCGGAACGGGAAAGACAATGCTCGCGAGGAGAATTACCACAATCCTCCCTCCCCCCGATGAGAGAGAACTGATAGAGATCAATGAAATTCACTCCCTGTACCGCGGGGAGGAATCCCGGGACATAATCACCGAACGCCCATTCCGGGCTCCACACCACTCCGTCTCATATGCCGGTATGATTGGCGGCGGCAACCCTCCCTGCCCCGGTGAGACCACCCTTGCACACAACGGCGTTCTCTTTCTCGACGAGTTCCCCGAGTTCCGGCGCGATGTGATCGAAGCGCTCAGGCAGCCCCTTGAATCGGGCAAGGTGGTCATAACGAGATCACGGTTCTGCTTCACATTCCCGGCACGGTTTTCGCTCATCGCAACGACAAATCCCTGTGGTTGCGGGAACTTCGGATACCCCGAAAAACTCTGCACCTGCATGCACACCGACATTGTCAGATATAGAAAAAAGCTGAGCGGGCCGGTGATGGACAGGATCGACATGCAGGTCGAGATGCTTCCGCCGCCAAGGCTCGACATAATCTCACCCTGCCCAGCGAAGGGGGTGGAGGACTCCGGTACGGTTAGAAAACGGGTGGAGGAAGCGAGAAAAATTCAGAAGAAGCGGCTTGCAACCTTCATGGTTTCCACCAATGCCTCCGTCCCCTCAAACGTGCTCGATGATGCGATCGGGATAACCCGCGAGGGCAGGAGGCTCCTTGTCGATGCATCGGAAAAGCTTCACCTCACGGCAAGGGCGATACACCGCGTAATGAAGATCGCCCGGACCATCGCCGACCTCGAAGAGGAGGAGAGGGTATCGCCAATTCATGTCGCCGAGGCGACGCACTACCGCTTTCTCGACCAAAGAGGCAGGTAA